The sequence TTATATTGGACATCTCAATAATTACTctagcaatttttaaatgaaaatgaaactGTGAGATAGATTTATAGTAAAAGAATCTTgtcagtatttaaaaaaaaaaaaccgccaAAATAAGAGAGATAGTATAAAAAACTTGCAGTTAGTGCGCGTgcaaagtaataatttaaaaaatagtatttgcaTCTCAGTGAAATAAATTAGTCCCGTGATTACCTTTTTTAGCAAAGATTAAATCTTCAGCTTCTACAACTACTAGAGACAGGCGTCCTTCTGGAGGTCTCCTGCGAACTATAATCATGCCATGCTGTGTGTTAATAAGATGCTAATGTGCTACGTGtgcaaaattataaaagtaaataaaaagagaTTTAGAGTtgtaattaaacttaaatttaaaataataattgttttattagtaAGTAATTTCTTGTTGAGTTTAATTAAGCGAAAAGCaaagctaaataaattatacagcATTCCTTGTAATAAAATGGATCCATGCATCCGGCTTACCAGCTGGTGCTTTCAAACTGCTTCCTTGGAGTACTGTAACGAGGATACGACCACAAGAGCTAATTTGCGCTTGTCCTATATCAACGCACAATGCGAcacattttacaataaatatcgatattaattttattcattaggaatttttatttgcgtTATTAAAATCAGACAGTGGATTGACTTACTGGAGCGTTGACGTTGCAAAAGATTTTTCTCGTTCTTGGCAAACTGTTTTCTCGCCTCGCGTATTTTTCTAGCCCACAGCGAACACTCGCTCGTCGATGGCGCCAGCAAAATAATGGGCCTCTTTGTGGAATCTCGTAAGCCGAGAGTCCTAGAAGCGTCTGACGTAGGAATTATGTTGCCATTTGGTTCACCGTCACCGATCATTGACaactcatttaaaaatatcggctggaaaaattatttgttcaatatttcatttattatagacttttaaattattattatttacctttctgtataatttgaatttattattttcgtttCGCTCAAATGAAAATTGTTGTCCAGAAGGCAGAGTTTTCAATGGCTGagcaaatagtaaaaaatcattGGTGAGAAATGCAACGAGTTCTTTGCCACTTTTagcctgaaaaaaaataaataataaaaatattatttatgtgaaaataaatctaagcaaaaaattgaataccTTGTGAAGAATTCCATAGTGTAATAACTTTCTTGGGCCAGCGGAGTTTGTCAGAGAATTGAATACAAGTTTTTCCTGCAAAACATCTTCATTATACGCCACATGAGTCTGTAACCATTCCAGTCTATCACTGTTCTCTTTTTCTCTGACACCTTCATTCACTTGTATACAGAATTCCTCAGCTTTTGCCAAGGCTTCTTGTAGATATTGTCTGTCTGGATGCTCAGTCGGCGTGTACTCTaatatctaataattaaataattatttaagttacaGTCTGCGGTTTAATTCTCTAGAATTCCCTTGATACCAAAAGATATAATAAATACCTTACTAATAATGAGAGGGTATTTGGTAATTCGCTGCATGGGTTTTATAAGAAATGAACTGAGAGGCATTCCTTTGGTACGAGGATCTTGTTGGCATGATTGTGCAACAGCCACAAATTCTGGCAACGTTTCAGTCAAACTTTGTAAGTACACAGCAGCTGAAATCTGACAGCTGCAGAATCTGACATACGCAGACATGCGCGGTATCTAAAtagtgaaattattaattttttatagaatattatttttaaaagacaatAAAAACTCACGTTTTCACATAGAATATCACCAATCAGTCTTACAACACCATCTTCACTGTTATCTCTTCTTATTCTCAAAGTTCTGATAgtgaaagtaaataattaaaaattattttcaaagtaacgattaaatatttgatatgaaattttaccTGAGAAAATTGTCATTACAAGCAATGATATCTCTCCAGTTAACGAAAATTCTTTCGACTTCATCGACAGTGAGAACTAGACTTTGAATGAGTGGTTTCTCAAACACCtagagtaataaataaataataattatttatagtttgcAGATCGTAAATAATAAACGTCACTTTACCTCATGGACGAGAATCATATCATTGATGTAGGCCTCCTCAGTAGCAATAAGTTCCTTAATATACTCCTGTCGCTTTCTCTCCATCGGATCCAGCATCGAAATCGAATAATTGTCCAGTCTCGAGTTATCATCATCTAgacataaaacaaaaaatcctTACCGATTCTTCATGCTCAAATAATCATCTCCTCACTTACCAATTATTCATCGAGGAAGAGAACTTgaatatctattttatattttcaatttcatcttgatattcatcattttttataaatacttaaatacatatatacaacaAATAACTTTaacttgttatttaatttaattaattttttctaaaggATCAATTACCAATAAAGCtaccaattattaattaattaatgatcctgaagttgaCAGAGAATTTacggattttttttcgacacatcaataataaaaataaaaaaatgcacgtgtagaaaatttaaaaaattacaggtgcaattatttgaaaactttttttttaataatttatcgctttgaaagaaatccaaaaattataagtcggttaacttcagtatactaattaattatttaaaattagtgattagaaaacaaaaaaaaaaataaataacgtgataaaaataaaatgaaattaaagacGGATTTAATTTTGCAACAGTTAGACACTTTATTCGAATCGTCATGTGCGAGTTagctatacttttatttaaatcatttatattttttgttcatatagttctttgttttttttttaaatgcatgtGATATATATGATATGATCTATGCGTATATCCGCACCAGGAAGGATATTTTGTATACAATTTAGATAAATGTCAACAAATATCAtgagacaaataattttaatatatatatatattagtaatgtaataaatatatcaataataataattactatccAGTTgtctcattaaataatttttgttcacACCTTAACAGTACGACGTTTCAGTATccataatatatgtatgtatatgtttacatatgcaaataattatttgccggagcaataatttatttattttagttccAACGATACAAGACAAACAAACATACGTATAGCTTTTCAATaagtaacattttttaagGAATGAAGAACAGAGGTAACGCGCGACATgctcatataatttttttttggattttttactttttttcatatatatttctaatCATTTCTACTATATAGCACAGTTATaggcatatatatttacgtcTCATAAAGGTATCAACACAACTTTCCCGAAAcgttttgtatatttattattatttttttttttattctataatcGACTAACGGGcttatattaaacttttttgcataacatatatttattgttctgGTATAttgtattgttattgttattgtgtTGATGTAGCAGACAATtgccaatttaaaaattttaaataagtaaattaaaagtaaattggataaaataaaaaaaatgcacatttctaaaatttgaaaatcagtatgtgcatttttttattttcatatttttaaataattcatttatttttaatttaaaatttgtctcttATCTGCTACATCCacttatgttattattattattgtaataatgtttttgtttattttaataagaaagCGGGCCATGATTTTGTGTTTTAAACTTTGCACTATAAAATGAACGTAGTGAGACATGAGttacttgataaaaaataaaaaccagataaaataattttaaaattcatttggaAAACAAAAGGAactttcaattataattaatgctAATGAGCACTCAAAAATcctatataatataataataataaataataattatatataatgtaacATTATAGTAACAAGATCCaataattgatatatattttgatacttttatcaattaaacctgacggtcataaaaaaaaataataaattaattttaaaaaatgtcaggttacttaaataaaattaaaaaagattctaaatttaattccttgagcttcaattaataattgaaaaaaaaaaaaaaaaaaaagtaaaaaaaaatacataagacAACAATGATCTACTTatgtatgaataattataacaaaacaatacaaaattttgttgtttcagatctataaaatactaataataatatagtgaGCTAGagttcattaataaataatttaataatttatggcATATATAAttctttgtatatatatagttatatattttttctatcctTTCTTTTTCCTTCCGCGCGCATAAACGATGCGCATAATGGCCATTGGATAATTGTCGTTGTAGTTTTTTTCccattaactttttatttattcattaacttttttgaTAAACGCAGAAGCTGGCATTTGAATAATTCacttattagtattattatttaaataattgtactaTTATAgcacaatatatttattattgtttttaaactgCGATGATGAGTTCTCTCCGCTGTTATCCTTAGGCTGCATGTCAAGCAGAggcgaaattttatttaaattagtgatAATGAGAATTGACAGAAACGTCATGCGATAACAATTATTGTcgtcataattataaattataaacaatttaaagtcaccgataattatttagtacaTTTGTTAAGTAGTCTCGATTATTTATCGGGAGTTTAAAAACGAGAATGCTTATTTACCCTGTAGAGAACGGACGGACAAGCAAGCAACTGACGtatttaatatacaaaaaattaataattactatttgataataattgtaataaataataaataaataaatatacaagtaaAGAGATTCAACTCTTGCTcggttattttataatttatctctcaagttcatttaaatttaatattatagttattatttaatggtaTCATTCTATCGTCATTATGACGCTTGTCCGTCTATCCGTAATTACTCCTATGAGATTCTTTTAATCATCAATGATGACGGTTATAAATTGCCTACTAGTGGACTACTCACACATGGGTGTCACGTAGTTGCTAGGAAATATGCCGCATACTCCGTTAAGTTCACCTTTCCACCAAGATTCTTCTTGTTTTGATAAAACAATTATCACATCTCCTTTTTCAAAACTCAGCTCGTCATCGTTCTGAGCTTGATGTGGATACAGTGCCATCACACGttctgtaatattttattttatttaatatttcgtCTCACTAATTCCAAAAGGACGTAGAATTTAAACTCATGCTCTATAggctttcaaaattttttttttccaattttgaaCTATAAAATAAGTCTACAAAACGATTggcaatgaaaataaaattatacgcCTTTTTGGTCTTAGAGTTTTctagacagaaaaaaaatttttgactgaaagtaaatattcttgattcaagaaaattttttttaaaacttctatTTTCTCAGCTAAAATAGAAATCTTCTCTTACAAATACAAAttctcttggctcaagaaaattttgatttgattcTCGAAGACGTTcgtcttaaaaaatattttcttaccGACATTAGGATCCGTTGGAGAATCTTGATAACCATGAGACACTGGAGTACTTCTATTACTGCTACTTGTTAATGGTTTTACATACGACGCAGGAAACCATCCAATCTGACGTTTTTTACCTCGAGCCTGCAATTTATTGAgtgtaaacataaatataaataaataattaaatagtacagttaaatttattagtagacaaataaaaaatacctgTAGCTCTCCTTCCCACCACCCAGAATCAGTCTTCTTCCTGATCATAATGAGCTGTCCTCTCTGCAAATCGAGTTGTTCAGCACTCGTTGCTTGGTAGGGTGCAATTACTTGGACAATCTCCGGTTTCTTTCCTCGAGTCTACAAGcgttatttgaattaaatatcacagtagtaattttaaataaaaaaaactaaagtaaaaaaaaaaaaaaattaatcagctgtaaacattaaaataaattgtaaaaattaattagtaaattaaggaaacaattaaactaaaaattaataaattaaataatgataagcACAAGTGATTACATaaaagcaatttaaattttattgatctgGAGGATAAAATGCTACCTTGTAGTACTGCACCAGTGAGCAATAAGGACACGCAGGAATAATCGATGGGGATCCAATAAACGCAGCATCCAAGAAAACAACATTGGAAAATCCACCATAGTCAATTAATAATTCgcgtaaatttatatttattatatttattccatCACCGTGACTATTTATCTTCATTGATTATCatgcatttaatttaatcaattaaataatttttattttacgaattcgttaaaaaaaatcggagtAAAGGagacaagtttttttttttaatttattacgatATCATTACCTGCTGAGATGCCATTGCTGTAAAATCGGGTAATTCAGCACGGTCTTCAGCAGCTTGTCGTTCATCTTCAATCTGTTCTGCGGTTTTTTCCGCTGACTAAACATATAAATGTTATACGCATCTAGCTCAGCATGAGGGTGCTCGGGTGTATGAGGATCGTTAGtgaggaaaaattattatttatttttataattacgcACACACTCACAAAGTGTAAGACAATTACTCGTAAGtagacaaaaaaatgataattaaagatcaaagtaaaaatttttaaaatactcacGGGTGTTCCTTGCGATGGAGCAGCATCAGCAACAGCAGCTGCCACAGTTGACGCAACAGTTTCTACAGGAAcctacaaataattaataattataattattttcaattattaacctgctaataataataataataatagttttactAACCTGATTAATATTTGGTTGACATTTTTCAACGTAATTAGACGGGAAGAATCCACTTCTGTTACCAATAGTTCCAGTCCACCAGTCGCCGTCTTTTTTAGTCACCGAAATAATTTCGCCATCaacgaaattcaaatcatCTGGTTCTGCTGATGAGTAGGGATAGAGAGCAACATAGTAATCATCACTGGTGTCGGCTAAATTTGTAGTAGCAGTAGGAGTAGCGGTAACTGCTGAAGTAGCATCAACTCGTGCAGCAGGGGCTTCACCTAGAGATCCCGCGTCAGAAACATTCTCTGGTACCTCGGCGATTTCTTCAAGCGGCCTTTTTTCTACACTGTCCTGCTGGACGAACGCTCTGTTGTCATCGAATCCGATGTCAGAGTCCACTGGCTCAACATAAGACTCGGGGAACCAGCCCGTGTGTCCACGTATCTCTCCAGCCATCCATCCGGGTTCTTGATTCTGGACTGGTGGTACTAAAATAATGTCACCTGGTTGGAAGGATATCTCTTCCTCGTTTCTGGCTACGAATTCATACAGCGCGCGATATTTTCTGACACCTCCTGGTTCATCGGCAACAGCAGTAGTAGCGGGCGCATTGTCAACCGGCCATTCATCTTCATTGACAGCGGGATTTTGCTCATCAGTCGATCCCCAAGCACTTTCAGCCCACGCGGCGCTTGTATAATCAATCCCACCGGAACTTACGACTTGTTCACGCAGTTCCAATATTTTAGTACGTTTATTGTCAAATGTTGAGTAGAGATTTTTGCAATCATTAATAAGAGTCTTCATACGATTTCTCACATCCTCCAATTGTccgttattattttcaatgtcTGACATTTTCTCATTTATCTGCTGCTGCAAATCAgatattttatctctcaatTGTTTAAgtgttatttgtttattagcGAATGCCATCTTCATGGCTTCTTGTCCAGCAGCATCATgagaagaatttattttatttttagcgtCTATTTTAGCTTTCTCTTGACTCAATGCGAGCAATCGCTGATTCTGCTCccgtaattttttcttcaactcaTTCATTTCTTGGAGCTGACTATCGCGGGTTGAACGCATGCCGTCGATGGTTGTTTTTACACCTGATACACCATTACGAGtgtcacaaattttttgtgaaaGTTCTTTGACACGTTCATTAAGTGATGTCAGTTCAATGGTCAATGTCTGGTTCTTAGCTTTtagttttagtaaaatatctttttctttttgtcgCTGTGCTTGAAGCTCTTGAGACTTCTGAGTTTCCCACTCGAGTTGTCTTTGTCTCTCCATCTCTTTTCTTGCAGCTTCTCTTTGTTCCTGTGCTCTCAATCGCTGCTCCTCTTTCTCCTGTTCAATTTCACGCTGTCGCATcatttgtttttcaatttcagcTTGTCGACGTCTCTCCTGTTCGAGCCTGATCTTCTCCAGTTTTTCAGCTTCCTCACGTTCTTTACGCTCTCGTTCCTCCTGCTCTTTACGCTGTGAGTCCTGCAAAGTTTTACGACGACGTTCTAATTCAGCTTGACCTTTCTCAAAGTTTTCTTTTCTCTTGTCCTCGAAGGAAGACTGCGGCATACCTGCCGAGGGATCGACAGTTTCAGGAAGACCCTGGGATGAAACACTGCTCTGACGTTGACGACGGAAAGTCGGAGGTATCAAATCCGGTGGTAGACTTGCTGGTATATTTTCTCCAGCTTTGGCCATGTCACAAAGATGCATCGCCAGCACAAATTCTTCGCATCCTAGTCTACCATCTGAGTCCATGTCAGCAAGAGTCCAAATTTGGGCGAGAATTTTCTGATGTAGTTGAGATTGGACCATGATATTTCTTGCTTGTGGTCCTGACAAGTAACCAGTTCTCGTTCTGTCCCAAGTATTGAACAATTGTGTGTATTTAAGTCTAGACTGTTGAGGAACAGCCCAGTCTGGTGGTGAAGTAACAGAATTCTGACTATGCTGACTGTGTTGGCTGTGCTGACTGTGTTGAGAATCAATAGACCCAACTCGATCCATACTTGGTGGTCGTGCTGTTGTACTGAGTGGAGTATTAGTTGACACTGGAGTCTGAAGTATACCAGCATTACCATTCATTGCAACGTTTGCTTGACTCAATGGTTGAACAGAAGGAATTACTCCATTTGTTGGAACCTGAGGTATATTTGGCATAACTCCAGGTATTGATGGAATAGTTCCAGGTACAGATGGAATCATTCCAGTGGCTGGTACCGTTTGTATACCTCCCATTGTATTATAAAATGGAGCTTGTGGAATAACTCCTGGTACCGATGGAATAGCACCCGGTATTGATGGAATAGTACCTGGTACTGATGGAATAGCACCTGGTACTGATGGAATAGCACCTGGAACTGATGGAACAATTCCAGCAGATGAAATAACTCCTGGCATTGAAGGCACAACGCCAGCTGTAGGCATAACTCCTGGTACAGATGAAACAGCTCCGGTTGCTGAAATCGGTTGAATTAATGGTGCGACAGTTTGTCCCATTCCAAAAGCTGCTATAGGAGTAGGATTAGTGTTAAGTGGTACTATCGGAGCTGCTTGCGCTAAGCCCATTGTGGAAGCTACTGGAAGTGGTTGCATTGAACCGGCAGTTATTGACGCGGCTACTGGACTATTTGGAAATGAAGGCGGTCCGGGTTTTGGCGGCGGTGCTATACCAGTTGTTGCAGCGAATCCACTgcctataaataaatttatgtatgtcAATATTATTCCACagtaagattttttaaaaatcacgataattatttacgatAACAGTGGGCATGTTAGTGGATGCACAAGGTGTCAAACAATATTGGGGACATACCAATACTACCAGGAGGTGCAGGTCTTTGAGGCGGTGCTCCAACGTTGGTAGTTGTTGTGACAGTATTTGCATTTCCTTCGTGTAGcaagaaataatatttgcaTTTTAAATTGTGAAATTGTGCATTTTGTGttagaaaaaagtttaaatataatgaGATTGATAAATACCAAGTTaagttattcaataaaaaataatattatttacgagaataaataaactagaGTCAAACGGTTAGAGTGATAGAAGCAGTAAGagtaattagttaaaaatatataataatatttatatttatacaaacaGACATAGAGACACAGACAGATAGACACATAACAAACAGATGATGTAGAGATTTATCACATACCCATGAAGGGTGGTGCAGGCCGAGCAGGTGGTTTTGACgatgttttattaattgtgcCGAGCACCACACCACTAGTACCCTTATTATCCCTAAATTGACGTGAGGCTGTGTTTCATCATGCAAATATAACAAAATGGCGTTGAGGATTTCTATATTTATCTAATATATCTTGTTACAAGTgcaaactaatttattaatcagttAGTTTATTGGTGTATTATCTAATTATCTAGCCGATATCATTATCCTAGTGACCTTAAGGGTCAGCTTGTAGTTagattactaaaataatttaccagcGGGCATTTGAACTGGAACGATAGGTCTCACTGCTGGATTAACAAGAGGCATTGCTGCCGCTGGTGCACCTGGTACTAAAGGACGTGGGACTGCTGCTGGTATTCCTGGCACCACAGGACGTGGTACTGCTGCTAGTGGTTGTGGCACTGCAGCCAAAGGTTGTGGTACTGCACCTCCAAGATTTACGAGTGACCCTGTCTGTATCTGAGGTTGAGCTGGTACTCCACCGTTTGCTACATTGGGAACTGTAcctagtttttaaaaaaataatcatcatcatataAATCTTGTTATTGATTTAGTATTAATACCTGGGAAAGGAACTTTTAAGCTTTGAACGAGCGACGGTGGCAAACTGGGAGGAACTTCTAGACCTCGCAGTTTCAAGTGAATCAATTTACAGGCAATGCTGAACTCATTGATGTCCATTTTTCCATCTCCATCGGTGTCGGACAGTGccctttgtttatttaaattacaattattgataatactaacagtattaaaaatataataattttttaccatatCTGTCCGAGTATTGATGGTGGTAATTGTGATCGTAGCAGGAATCCTTTAGCTTGTTCTCCAGTAACAACTCCATTATTTGGCTTAAGAGCATCGAATTGATCTTTAAAGTGTAATCTCTCGCGAGGTTGAATCACCCATGGATCAATAccttaaaataatcatttgacatttgaatattttcttaaataataataattatgattattatttaattaattatactcaCCCGGTGTTTGTGACATGGCCATTGTGTCAGTAGTAAATTTCTTATTAGTAGTACCTGTAATAAAACACCAATAAACGTCagataaactaataattaatattgattttttataaaataataaaatgatctGACGTTCGGAGAATTTGACCCTAACCTCTGTCCTAAACGAACTAAATGTCAATTTATATTACAACAATTACAATACcaaaaaagaacaaaatatAGGTCAATAACTAAACGATATCGAGGTTGAAAAGGGGGCGTTATCGAGCATGGGTCAACTTGTCGAAATAACTAAATGGaaatacaacaaaataaaatgtataactCATAACCGCGTAATGTCAAAAGCCATTAAACTATAATGACGTTAATGATCAGCTTATTGACTTATAACCAGGACACCAATcactcaaataaaataacacgCGTTCGACAATTAACGTCAGATCGATATATTGTTGTACTTTTTTTCCAACACCTTCAAATTACACCGACAGGTTAAACAGCGTCATTCCATCAACTTGTCGTCACAGTACTCAAGTGTCGCTCTCTAATTTTCAGCTgctgtatttttttctgaaacagTACccgcaattatttaaatataaaagtattcaaatacTTGTAGCGCAGCAgagttttgttatttaaaaaaaaaaactaccaccgcaactcattaaaattttcttactaacaaataaaaagtatttaatgattttttttgcttagaaaattgaattaaaatgaacCTGTGCTGCTGACGACCACTGCCCTCGTATCACAATTCACTGGTTGCTGAGTTCTCTCTCTTTACCTCAGCTTTCTCTGCTCTAGCTGACTTGTCTCTCCTCGTTATTCTGCTTCTGTCTTTTACTATTCAGTCACAATCATCAGAACACCAGCCTGCAAAACTTTTTTCACTTACATTAGGTTCAgatattaaatgttaatgtAAATGTACTTGTACTTGTCACTATCTCAGTACAtttgcaataataattttcattggaGGAGCAGCCGCAGTGGCAAGATGACGAAACTTTTCGTTGGCTGTTTTGATCGCACGTTATAGGTATACCTAGAGCCACAGCTGTAATCTACAAGAATCGATATACGGTACAGTCGACCACCAGCAGGTCGATTTAATTCATACCACTCTTTCATATCACGTTTGAGTTCAATCGCTGGTCGTTGCTGCTGCTTTTGAAGACTCGAGTTTGCCGGCTACTCGACTGTCGcgctattattt comes from Microplitis demolitor isolate Queensland-Clemson2020A chromosome 8, iyMicDemo2.1a, whole genome shotgun sequence and encodes:
- the LOC103578332 gene encoding intersectin-1 isoform X7; amino-acid sequence: MAMSQTPGIDPWVIQPRERLHFKDQFDALKPNNGVVTGEQAKGFLLRSQLPPSILGQIWALSDTDGDGKMDINEFSIACKLIHLKLRGLEVPPSLPPSLVQSLKVPFPGTVPNVANGGVPAQPQIQTGSLVNLGGAVPQPLAAVPQPLAAVPRPVVPGIPAAVPRPLVPGAPAAAMPLVNPAVRPIVPVQMPAGSGFAATTGIAPPPKPGPPSFPNSPVAASITAGSMQPLPVASTMGLAQAAPIVPLNTNPTPIAAFGMGQTVAPLIQPISATGAVSSVPGVMPTAGVVPSMPGVISSAGIVPSVPGAIPSVPGAIPSVPGTIPSIPGAIPSVPGVIPQAPFYNTMGGIQTVPATGMIPSVPGTIPSIPGVMPNIPQVPTNGVIPSVQPLSQANVAMNGNAGILQTPVSTNTPLSTTARPPSMDRVGSIDSQHSQHSQHSQHSQNSVTSPPDWAVPQQSRLKYTQLFNTWDRTRTGYLSGPQARNIMVQSQLHQKILAQIWTLADMDSDGRLGCEEFVLAMHLCDMAKAGENIPASLPPDLIPPTFRRQRQSSVSSQGLPETVDPSAGMPQSSFEDKRKENFEKGQAELERRRKTLQDSQRKEQEERERKEREEAEKLEKIRLEQERRRQAEIEKQMMRQREIEQEKEEQRLRAQEQREAARKEMERQRQLEWETQKSQELQAQRQKEKDILLKLKAKNQTLTIELTSLNERVKELSQKICDTRNGVSGVKTTIDGMRSTRDSQLQEMNELKKKLREQNQRLLALSQEKAKIDAKNKINSSHDAAGQEAMKMAFANKQITLKQLRDKISDLQQQINEKMSDIENNNGQLEDVRNRMKTLINDCKNLYSTFDNKRTKILELREQVVSSGGIDYTSAAWAESAWGSTDEQNPAVNEDEWPVDNAPATTAVADEPGGVRKYRALYEFVARNEEEISFQPGDIILVPPVQNQEPGWMAGEIRGHTGWFPESYVEPVDSDIGFDDNRAFVQQDSVEKRPLEEIAEVPENVSDAGSLGEAPAARVDATSAVTATPTATTNLADTSDDYYVALYPYSSAEPDDLNFVDGEIISVTKKDGDWWTGTIGNRSGFFPSNYVEKCQPNINQVPVETVASTVAAAVADAAPSQGTPSAEKTAEQIEDERQAAEDRAELPDFTAMASQQTRGKKPEIVQVIAPYQATSAEQLDLQRGQLIMIRKKTDSGWWEGELQARGKKRQIGWFPASYVKPLTSSSNRSTPVSHGYQDSPTDPNVERVMALYPHQAQNDDELSFEKGDVIIVLSKQEESWWKGELNGVCGIFPSNYVTPMYDDNSRLDNYSISMLDPMERKRQEYIKELIATEEAYINDMILVHEVFEKPLIQSLVLTVDEVERIFVNWRDIIACNDNFLRTLRIRRDNSEDGVVRLIGDILCENIPRMSAYVRFCSCQISAAVYLQSLTETLPEFVAVAQSCQQDPRTKGMPLSSFLIKPMQRITKYPLIISKILEYTPTEHPDRQYLQEALAKAEEFCIQVNEGVREKENSDRLEWLQTHVAYNEDVLQEKLVFNSLTNSAGPRKLLHYGILHKAKSGKELVAFLTNDFLLFAQPLKTLPSGQQFSFERNENNKFKLYRKPIFLNELSMIGDGEPNGNIIPTSDASRTLGLRDSTKRPIILLAPSTSECSLWARKIREARKQFAKNEKNLLQRQRSRQAQISSCGRILVTVLQGSSLKAPAVRRRPPEGRLSLVVVEAEDLIFAKKGKCNAFCNVSMGSQEERTPVVLGTNCPLWDTSMQFLVKDLHEDTLCITVFDKGYYTPDDFLGRAEVRVSDIMKDCKDSCGPIQKRIKLHEVDSGEVVLKLDLRLFAS